In one Haloplanus salinus genomic region, the following are encoded:
- a CDS encoding DUF7490 domain-containing protein, with protein MRRETALAGGAAGVALLTVVAAVVPGALADPRADRPVRPGPVDVADMEIAAADVTGSTVSLNVTTRLSHRGPPARNVSVRVQAVDAESGLVEATRTAQVGDLSGEREVAVPTTLTVEREGGYRVRAVVYRDGQRVDGGARELRGLDALQPPYARSDVSFAAADALQPVSFSIAEAGGNRTTLALQLALTNAGDDRPENLRVTVTLRQADSNIVANRTSVPVGSIRPGRTATVGARLTVPTGYNYYIDAVLWKDDVVVDSARGAANLDPTETISVNETRRDVELRVSDFTRDDGERDRPVPEATGDPAAGGSAPGFGVGVAVVAFLAAALLARRTSQ; from the coding sequence ATGCGCCGCGAAACTGCGCTGGCCGGGGGAGCGGCCGGCGTCGCCCTCCTCACCGTCGTCGCCGCCGTCGTCCCCGGCGCGCTCGCCGATCCGCGCGCCGACCGGCCGGTGCGTCCCGGCCCCGTCGACGTCGCCGACATGGAGATTGCGGCGGCCGACGTGACCGGAAGTACGGTCAGCCTGAACGTGACGACGCGTCTGTCACACCGGGGACCGCCGGCCCGGAACGTGAGCGTGCGGGTACAGGCGGTCGACGCGGAGTCGGGGCTGGTCGAAGCCACCCGGACCGCGCAGGTGGGTGACCTGAGCGGGGAGCGTGAGGTGGCGGTGCCGACGACCCTGACCGTCGAGCGCGAGGGCGGGTATCGGGTCCGGGCAGTCGTCTACCGCGACGGCCAGCGGGTCGACGGGGGAGCGCGCGAACTCCGCGGCCTCGACGCCCTCCAGCCGCCGTACGCTCGGAGCGACGTGAGCTTCGCCGCGGCGGACGCGCTCCAGCCCGTCTCCTTTTCCATCGCGGAGGCGGGTGGGAACCGAACGACGCTCGCCTTGCAGCTGGCGCTGACCAACGCGGGCGACGACCGGCCGGAGAACCTGCGTGTCACGGTGACGCTCCGCCAGGCCGACTCGAACATCGTCGCCAACCGCACGTCGGTGCCCGTGGGGTCGATCCGCCCCGGCCGGACGGCGACGGTGGGGGCGCGGCTGACCGTCCCGACGGGCTACAACTACTACATCGACGCGGTGCTCTGGAAGGACGACGTCGTCGTCGATAGCGCCCGCGGGGCGGCGAATCTCGACCCGACGGAGACGATTAGCGTCAACGAGACGCGACGCGACGTGGAACTGCGCGTGAGCGACTTCACCCGCGACGACGGGGAGCGCGACCGGCCCGTGCCGGAGGCGACGGGCGACCCCGCCGCCGGCGGGTCGGCGCCCGGCTTCGGCGTCGGCGTCGCCGTCGTCGCGTTCCTCGCCGCGGCCCTGCTCGCACGGAGGACGAGCCAATGA
- a CDS encoding universal stress protein, with the protein MSVYVVGTDTVDTSAALCDYLDGRIEAADTIHAVNSLRGGDRTDATDARDGEDAITVVQSRLGARATVETHQFVRGNDPHEDLLAHADAVDADELVIGVRKRNPTAKVVFGSTAQAVLLRTSRPVAVVPLA; encoded by the coding sequence ATGTCCGTCTACGTCGTCGGCACCGACACCGTCGATACGAGCGCCGCGCTGTGTGACTACCTCGATGGCCGGATCGAGGCGGCCGATACGATCCACGCCGTCAACTCCCTGCGTGGCGGCGATCGAACCGACGCGACCGACGCGCGCGACGGCGAGGACGCGATCACCGTCGTCCAGTCCCGACTCGGCGCCCGCGCGACGGTCGAGACCCACCAGTTCGTCCGCGGCAACGACCCCCACGAGGACCTCCTCGCTCACGCCGACGCGGTGGACGCCGACGAACTCGTTATCGGCGTCCGCAAGCGCAACCCGACGGCGAAGGTCGTCTTCGGAAGCACGGCTCAGGCGGTCCTCCTCCGTACGTCGCGACCCGTCGCCGTCGTGCCGCTGGCCTAA